DNA sequence from the Streptomyces cinnabarinus genome:
CATCACATTGATCACGAGGGTCACGAAGACCACGGTCAGCACGGGCGCGAGCAGGGGCACGGTGATCTTCCGGAAGATCTGCCACTCGTTGGCGCCGTCCATCCGCGCCGCCTCTAGCGCGTCCCGCGGCAGCGTGGCGAGCCCGGCGCCGATCAGCACCATCGCGAACCCGGTCCAGATCCACAGGTACGCACCGATGATCGCCGGGGTGACGAGCACCGGTCCGAGCCAGGAGATCCCCTCGTAGGGAGCGGCGAAGTTCGAGGCGGGCAGCCGTAGTTCGTACTCCCCCCGGTCCAGGCCGGCGAAGCGGAAGGAGCCGTCGGAGGCGGTGGTCGTGGTGGCGGCCGTATGTCCGTCGCGGACCGCCTCGACCTCGATCCGCGGCAGGCCGCTCTCGCCCGGGTCGACCTTGCCCTGCTCCCCGCCCCCGCCGGGGGTGAAGTCCAGGTAGACGACTCCGCTCAGTTCACCGGGGACGGCGGCCGCCTCCCGGGCGGGCTCGGTGCCCGCGGGCAGTTCCTTGGGCGGGACGCCGACCAGGCCGAGTGCCACCGGCTCCCCGGTCGAGGCGGCGGCGCGGTACGAGCCGTCCGCGTCCTTGGTCAGTCCCTGGCCGTCGCGGGCGCGGGCCGTCGGGTAGGCGGAGGTGCCCTTGACCGCGTCGTGGACGGAGACGACCGCGGCGTTGAGGACGCCCTTGTCGGGGTCCTCGTCGTAGGCGAGCCGGAAGATGATCCCGGCCGCCAGGAAGGACACCGCCATCGGCATGAACAGCAGCAGCTTGAAA
Encoded proteins:
- a CDS encoding carbohydrate ABC transporter permease, whose protein sequence is MTATLVKPTSPPPHVSLPQRARRLRRRGRIVALLFVLPALLLLGALVVYPVLFSVGRSFFDASGTEFVGGENYSEMFRDPATLKAVRNTAIWVVVAPALLTGLGLILAVLVEKVRWATAFKLLLFMPMAVSFLAAGIIFRLAYDEDPDKGVLNAAVVSVHDAVKGTSAYPTARARDGQGLTKDADGSYRAAASTGEPVALGLVGVPPKELPAGTEPAREAAAVPGELSGVVYLDFTPGGGGEQGKVDPGESGLPRIEVEAVRDGHTAATTTTASDGSFRFAGLDRGEYELRLPASNFAAPYEGISWLGPVLVTPAIIGAYLWIWTGFAMVLIGAGLATLPRDALEAARMDGANEWQIFRKITVPLLAPVLTVVFVTLVINVMKVFDLVYIIAPGPVQEDATVLATQMWLVSFGGGNNQGLGSALGVLLLLLVVPAMVFNLRRFRRSQR